GCCCAGGTCGCCACCGCGTCGATCCGCTCGTCCGTCTCCCCCGCCTTGCGCAGCAGACCGGTCTGCAGCGCGGTCAGGTACGTCGAGCCGACGATCTGCCCGGCGCGCAGGTGGACCAGGCCGATCGTGGTGCGCGGCACGGAACGGTTCCCGGTCGCCCGGTACAGCCAGCCGGACAGCTCCTGCAGCTCCGGGACGAGCACGGCCGGGTCCGACATCCGCGACCGCGGCTGCTGCCCGACGACGGCGGCCGAGTCGGTGCCGGCGACGGCCTCGGGGGTGA
The window above is part of the Kitasatospora sp. HUAS MG31 genome. Proteins encoded here:
- a CDS encoding carboxymuconolactone decarboxylase family protein — encoded protein: MNTSTTPAETTPAETTPAETTIPETVTPETVTPEAVAGTDSAAVVGQQPRSRMSDPAVLVPELQELSGWLYRATGNRSVPRTTIGLVHLRAGQIVGSTYLTALQTGLLRKAGETDERIDAVATWA